TTGAACCGGCATCAACAAAGGTGCTCAAACTAGCGTATGGTACATTTCCAATAGAGTCATAAACGCCTGTAATAGCAGACTCTCTGTAGATATTGTATGAGTTAGGGCCGGCTGTTTTTTCCCATACTACCAGATATTTATTTGTGGCAGAATCAAGGGATACCAAACATATATCCTGCCCGGTAACGGTTAATCCCACTGTTACACTGTCGGTTATAGCAGGGCAACCGTTGGCGTCAGACACGGTGACAGAATAAACGCCTTCCGGCTGGCCCGAAATGGTTTGTGTAATATCAAGGGTTGACCAGGTATAGGAATAGGGGCTGGTTCCTCCATTCACGTTTGCAGCAGCGCTACCATTAGAAATGCCGCAGCCGGTAACATCAATACCTGTAACAGTTAAACTTAGAGGATCTGGCTCATCAACCACAATAGATAACGTGGTTTCACATCCGCTGGCGTCAGTAACAGTAACGAAATAGGTGAAAGCAATCATATTGGTTTGGTTTTGGACAGTGCTCCCTGTTGACCACCAATATGAATAAGGCGTACTACCACCCGTTACATTGAGCGTTACAGCGCCATCAGCAGAACCATTACAACTTAAATCCGTTGCATTTACAGTAATGGTTGGAGCGCCAACATTACTAACAGTAGCGGCAACTGAGTCAACACATCCGTTTGCATCTGTGATCGTTACCAAATATGATCCCGAAGATAAGTTTGTGACCGCAGTAGTAGTGTCACCGGTATTCCAGGAATAACTATAAGGCGCTATACCCCCGGTTACATTTACAGTAACACTTCCATCTGAACTCCCGCAATTGGCATCGGTACTGCTTGTAGTAATGTTCATACCATCAGGTTCAATAATAGTAATACTTTCAAAAGCATTACAACCCGCAGAATCGGTAACCGTTACTTCATAGGTTCCGGCAGTTAAGTTACTAATATCTTCTGTAGTATCTCCGTTTGACCATGAATAGGTGATAGGGGGAGTACCATTGCTTACAGCGATATCTATAGAACCATTTAAACCGCCATTACAGGTAATACCGGTAACTGTATTTACAGAAACGGTACCTGCGCCACTTTCATTGATGCTGACAGCAGCTGACTGGCTGCAACCGTCAAAATCAGTTACCGTTACCATGTAGGTTCCGGCAACTAAATTGTTTTCTATTAAATTAGTACCACCACTTGACCAGGCATAGGTATAAGGACTCACACCCCCGGTTGCAGTAACAAAAGCGCTGCCATCTGAACTTCCGCAATTGGCGTCAACAGATCCTGTTGTAAGCGTCATTCCAGCCGGTTCGATGATGATGATTGCACTTGCCGTAGTGCTGCAACCATTCTCTTCAGTTACTGTAACACTATATGTACCAGCGCTTAAATTAACTGCGGTATCATTCGTTTGCTGGGAGGGATCATCCCATAAATATGTGTATGGAGGAGATCCGTTTGTAATTGTAACCGTTGCGCTCCCGTCACTGCCACCGTTACAGGTTGTGGCTGCTGGAATAACGGTTAAAGCAGCTCCACTGACACCACTTACGGTAATCGCTGCTGAAAAAACAGCAACGTTACCACATCCATTGATCATTGAAACAGTAACTAAATAGTTGTCCGGTGTTGAATAAACATGATTTATTGTAGGAGAACTTGTAATGATCGTATCACCATCGCCAAAATTCCATAAGAACGCTGCACCACCAATAGCTACAAATTTAATATTCTGACAGGTGGTATAGCCGTCAGCGCTTAAAGGAGATTCAACGAACATCCCGGCATCAGCGAGTTGATTATCACCTATCGTGATATACATTGAGTCAGTCACACTGTTTCCGCATGCATTGGTCAAGGTCAATTTCACGAGGTAGGTGCCTGTATCTGCATATACGTGTTTAATGATAGTGACAAGTATGCCCATAGGTGTCATTAATACTTCAGTGGCAACACCCGCGGTGCTATCCCCGAAATCCCAGGTGTTGTTACCTGTGCCTGCCATAAAAAACAATATGGCGTCACCAGGGCAGCCGGCTATGGCAGATTCGCCAGGTATTCCCCACAAATCACCCTGACCTGCTAACACTGGAATGGAGTTGGTATCAATATTAATGGGAAGTGTGTAGGCAGCACTATTTCCACATCCGTTTATAATTGTTACTGTAGTTGTATAGCTTCCTGTATTAGTATAAACGTGCGAAGCGCCAACACCCACTGTTGTATCTGTTATACCATCACCGAAGTCCCAGGAATAAGTATAGTTATTTGGTGGAGGGTCCCCTCCACCTCCATTCTGCATCTGGAATTCTACCAGGAAGTGCACTTCATCGCCAGGGCAGGCAGAAGAGAACGGAAAAGAAAATAAGCCAGCAGGAGGAATGGTACCGTTCATATTTACTACAATGGTATCAAAGAGTGTAGTAGTGTCATTGCATCCATTTATCAACCCGATAAGGACCGGATAGTTGCCAACCGAAGCATATTGATGTTGTATTTGTGATCCGGTGGTCATGGTACTGTCTCCATCTCCAAAATTCCATAAATGCAGTTGATATCCATCATCGCTGCTCAATGTTACTATATCTCCCGGGCAAACAGGGTTTGGAAATATATCAAGGGCTAACCCTTGAGGAAAGCCAGCGGTATTAGTTACTGTAATTGTTCCGAATAAGGTTGTATCCAAACCGCAATAATTAATTAAGGTTACAGAAGTTGTAAAATTGCCAATGGAATCATAAGTATGAACAGCCCATTCAGGTCCCATGGCACTATCCCCGTCTCCAAAATTCCATAAATAAGCAGCAAAACCCTGGTCAGTGCCTAAAAATATCGCATCACCCGGGCAAGCTGTATCTTGTGAGGACCAAGCATTTACCGAATTCGGGATAGGTACGTTATTATTAATCACTACTGTATCAACCAATGTAGTATCCTTTCCGCAATAATTGGTAACGGTCACTGAAACAACGAAAGTGCCTGTATCGTTAAAAATATGAAAGCTATTCCAATTATCTGTTTTTGTAACAATCGGACTGCCATCTCCATAGTCCCATACATAACTGGCATAACCCCCGTCAATGTAAAGATCTACACGTTCACCAGGGCAGGCAGGAGATTTTGTATTAAAAGAGATCCAGTTAGGAATAGCTATATTGGTATCAATTACGATCGTATCGGTTATAGTTTTTGAGAAACCGCAGCCGTTGGTGGCTGTCAGGGTAACATAATAAGACCCCGCAGTATCATAACTATGTTTATTATCTCGTAAATTAGCGGTATCCCCATCTCCAAAATCCCAGGACCAGGATGCAGCAGGACTAAACATATATATATGTACAGGTTCCCCGGGACAGGCAGGGTCCGGCTGAAAAAACATTTCAGCATTTGCTGATACTGAACCACTTATAACAATGGTTTGAATGATCGTATCATAACCGCAATCATAAGTATTTTGAATTAGTTTAATATCATAAGTACCCGGAGCGCTGTAAGTGTGAATTTCATTTCCCCATTGTGTAGAAGATGTAAAACCGTCACCAAAATCCCATTCAAAGGAAGAGGCATTATCCCAGCTATTCACCATCACAAGATCTCCCGGACAGGCGCTGTCGGGCGTAGAAAATGCGCCTTGAGAACCGGATACATCGATTTGCATACTGGTATCTCCGATGAATCCTAAAGTATCATCATATACCAAAAGCCAAACCCAAAAAGATCCACCATTTGTATAGGTATGGATAATTGTATCTGTTAATGTATCAATAACAGTTGGAGAGCCATCGCCAAAATCCCAATCGTAACGCCAGGCATTCGTATCGGTGGTGGTATTGACAAAAGTAATCGTTTGGGGCGCGCATGCAGGCCCTAAATAATCGGATGAGAAACTTATCTGAGCGTTTACTGATCCGGCATTGCATAGTATAGCTCCCAGGCTAATGGCTAATGCAGTAGATAATTTTTTCATGATGTTTAATAGTTAATGGTTAATTGTTAATTGTTGTGGGGATTATGTCAAAAAATGACCAAATCCTTAGTTTAAATAAAACATTGAACTTGCAAACCCAGCACATAAATCAATGTATGTTGTACAAATTTATGTGCTGATAAAATTTATGTGCGGGGCAAATGTATAACACTTTCTTTAATAAAAAAATTAAATTACATATATTCATAACTTCGCCCCACAAAATTTACAATATTTTGCATCATTATCGTGCCCTTCAGCAGAACATTGAAGACAAGCTGTGGTAGTGAGGTTGCTTTTGTCCATTTTTACCAGTTCAGTGGTGACAATGCCTGTAGGGACAGCGATAAGCCCATAACCCATAATCATGATAAACGATGCTATGGTTTGACCTAAAACTGTTTGAGGAGATATATCTCCGTAACCAACTGTGGTAAGGGTAACAATGGCCCAGTATATGCTGCGGGGGATGCTCGTAAAACCATTTTCTTGTCCTTCGATCAGGTACATGATGGTGCCCATGATGGTGACTATACTTGCTGTAGACATTAAAAACACAACGATCTTAGGACGGCTTAGCTTCAGCGCGCGAACTAAATGTTGTGCTTCACCAATATACCGTGCTAATTTCAGTATCCTGAAAACCCTTAGCAGCCTGAGTGTTCTGATCACGAGCAAAGACTGGGTACCCGATATAAAGAAACTCATGTATGTCGGAACGATTGACAGAAGGTCTATGAGTCCGAAAAAACTAAAAATATAACGCAGGGGCTTGCCGGTTGAAATGATCCGGGCAATGTATTCTATTGTGAAAATGATGGTAAATACCCATTCAAGGTTACGAAGAAAAGCGCCATAATAGGCGTCAATAGATTTTACACTTTCGAGCATCACCGCTACTACACTTAGGATAATTGCCCATAAAAGTCCAATATCAAAAGCCTTTCCGGATGGCGTGTCAGCTTCAAAGATCACTTCATGGATCTTTCGCTTCCATTTGCTCATGGCTTCTTTGTCTTCCATTTAATAAAGATTTCGCGGGGTAAACTTTTTTCTGGAAAGTTGTTTTTGAATTTAAGGAATGAGTCCACTCTAAAAAGTCTTTTTTGCCACAAGATCACTAAAACACTAAATCCCACTAAAAATTAACTAATTGATTTTTCCCGAGTACTCGGGATGGGATTTAGTGCTTTGGTGATTTAGTGGCATTTTTATTTTTTGGACTTTTTAGAGTGGACTCAATATTAAATTTTGTAAAGGTCTTTTTTTATTTCATTTCCACTAACCTTTTGGTATAAACCCTATCGTTTACAATCAATTTCAGTACAAAGATACCAGACGAACTTCCTGTTTCAGACCCACCGAACCTATACTGGTATTTACCTGCATTCTGTACTTTATCCACTACGGTTTTAACTTTTTTACCCAATACATTAAGTACTTCCAGGGTTACATTCGCTCTTTCCGTCAGTGTATAGGCAATTTGGGTTTGTCCGGTATAGGGGTTTGGATATACAATGAAATCCGTAAGGTTTTTCCCGATACCCGTGGATGGCTCTGAAATACCTGTGGTTGTTATTCTGTTGGAGACATTTGATCTGGCTGAATTGTAAACCAATACTTTTGCTAAAGTAGGAGAACAACCCGTTGGGTGTTCTGCAGCAACCATATAAAATAGATCAGGGCAACTAAGTGGTGAAGGGTCTGTATAAGAATGATTTGTGCTGGGTAAAAACTGAAATGGCACGAGAGAATCGGCAGTACAACCTCTGTATATGGTATATGTATTATAGCTAAACCCCTTGTAATCATCCCAGATCAGGTTGACCGTACCACCGAGACCGAGATTCATTGTCAGGTGGATGGTTTTATGGATGGGGCTCAATTCGGATTCCTGGCCGCAGGAATCAACTGCTGACATTTTATATCTCCATGACCTTAGCTGCGGGTCGGCTAACGGATCAGGGAATACGCTAAGGGAATCATATTGCACAGTGCCAATTATTGAATAATTACCGCTTTGCGTCCCTTCTTTATAAATATTATAGGATGCAATGTTTAACCCGGGTGTTTTTTCCCATACGATAAGGTTTTTACCGGTAGCGCTGTCAACTGTTACGATACATATTGGCTGTATTGCCGGTACGGTTTCATTGATGTCAATACTCGCTACGGCAATACATCCGTTGGCATCTGTGACCGTTATCCCATAAGTGCCTATAGTCAAATTACTTATATTTTGTGTTGTATCGCCTGTTGGTGACCAGCTATAAGTATAGGGTGCAACGCCACCGGTAACGTTGATGTCAATAGCCCCGATTGAGGGATTGTTACAATTTACGTCTGTTGTTGAAACAATTGATATGGTGGGGCCTCCAACATTGTTAACTATCACAGGAGCAATCATAGAACACAGGTTTGCATCTGTAACAGTTACCGAATAAATTCCTGCGGATAAACCGGTTTCTATCTGGTTAATACCACCGGTAGACCATGAGTACGTATAAGGCATTGTTCCTCCATTCACAATTACAACAGCGCTGCCGTCAGAGGCAGCACAACTGGCGTCTGATATAACAACTGTTGTGGTTAATGGATCAGGTGTGAAAATCGTATAGCTTTTTGCAGCAACACACCCGGCAGCATCTGTAACGGTTACTTCATAAATCCCTCCACTTAAGCTGTCAATATCCTCCGTTGTGCTTCCGTTTGACCACAAATAAGTACATGGAGGCGTAATACAAATAACGTTAATATTTATTGAACCGGTTTCTTCACCGGCACAATTGTTATTTGTTAAAGAGATGAGCCCAACACTAGGGGCATTACCAACATCACTTATTGTAACAGTACCAATAGCCGCACAGCCATTGGAATCAATAACCGTTACATATTGAACACCTGAAGTCAAGGTAGAATCAATATCGGTAGTGTCTCCGTTTGACCATGCAAAGTCATAAGGGGGGACGCCTCCGCTTACATTGGTAACTGCGGCTATACCATCTGCATTTCCACAGGTGGAGCCGCTGATCTCAGTAACCGTTACGCTCATTTGTTCAGAAATGTTGACTGTGTCAATTACCGCGCAGTTTTTTGCATCATTAACTGTAATCGTATATAAACCCAGGTTCAAACCTGTTATTGTCGTAGCAGTGCTTCCTGTTGACCAGTAATAGGTATATGGCGGTGTACCACTGACTGCAGATACGGTAGCTTCTCCATTTGCTGAATCGCAATAGGCCCCTTGTGAGGTGATATTCAATAGAGGGAAAGTATGAACAATTGCTGAAAAAATAAAGGTATCAATACAGCCTGCTATTTGAGATACGATAAGCTGTACAGTATGTGTATCAGGAGCAGCATACAAATACTTTATGGTTTCATTAGGGTTGCCTGATGAATAATCAACAAATCCATCGTTATCAAAATCCCAACTAAAAGTAGAACCGGGTTCTACACCGGTTGTAAGGTTTGTAAATACAGTGCTGTCACCCAGACAGGGATCACTTGCGCTGACATTAAATGCCGGGGGTTCGCAAAAGAACTCATCCGCTCCAATATCAGGAGTTGAAGGATCGCGTGGATGGCCGTCAATATCATCTGTGACCAATGCTATAGGCATGGCTACTCCCATCAATAGCACTTGGGCAATATGCAGGTCAGTATTAGTATAAAATAAAGGATTGACAGAGAGGGAATTAATATCCATACCGCTGGCTCCTTTCAAAGAATCCAGGGTTTCCTGAATACCGGCCCAGTATGCCAGGTTATTACCCGTAGCATACAAGTCGTTATTATCAGAAGACGTAAATGCACCTGTTGAAGCGGAAGCAACGTAATATGCGTACCCACCTCCGATATTTGAGAAAATATTGTTCTTCACGTTTATGTTGCTTCCGCCACCGGAAACATAAAAAGCTATACCACTACCTGTATTTGTTGATGTAATGTTCACGCTATTGTGATAGACATTCATATAGCTGGAATTAAATAGCTCGATACCATAAGCGCTGCTCGTTCCTCCTACGTAAGAAAAATTATTTGCGATAAGTCCCCGAAACGGAGCTGAACCATTACAATTACGCAAATAAATTCCATAATAATAATCACTGCTTACAACTCTGTTTTTAATTATTTGCAAAGCATTGTCACAGTCCTCAAGATATATCCCATAATAAGTTGTTCCGGTGTTAGATACATCATTTCCATTTACTTTCGGAGCGTCACAGTCCTCAAGGTAAATGCCAGTGTTGGAAGAACTGGTTATGATGTTATTTTCAATCACCACTCTTGTGGCAAAAATGCCGTCATCTCCATTGATGTTTACACCTACATACCCTTCGCTGATAAAATTGTTTCTAATTACAATATCACTAATTACATCATTATAAGTATCAATTACCGAAGATACTGAATTTGCAGTATTAGAACTGCTAAGTAGATTATTTAACAGGTTAACATCTTCAACATTGCCATTTATATGTATAACCTTTGCATAAGAGCCGCCTGTTGCTGCCAGCGTCATGTTTTTTATAGATACATGGCTGGCGCCATAAAGCCGGAAAACATAGTTATCACTTACTGTAGAAGCATTATAGGTCATTATTACTGACGAAGAGTCCCCTGTTTCGGATTGGAATACTACTGTATCAGCGCTATTCGATCCTGATATTGGCAATACCACAACTTGCTCGATATAAGTACCCGGCCTGGCATTAAAAGTTACAACACCTGCAATTCCTCTTAAGTTAAGATCGCTTACAGCCAATGTGAATGTAGCATAATCCGGTGATGTCCCTCCAATTGTATAAACTCCAATAAGCGGGGTCATAGTAGAATCTACAACAAATTCATCAGCCCCAATGTCGGGAAATAAAGAATCCCTGGGATCCCCATCAATATCAACCGTAATAATGCCCAGGGGTGTGCCGGTACTATCTACAAATGAACTTGTAGTATGGAGGTCAGTGCTGGATACAAACACCGGGTTCACAGAAATGGAATTTACATCCATGCTATTTGCTGCCTGGAATGCGGCTAAATCATTTTTAGCTACCCCATTCCAGTTTCCGACAAAATTTCCAGATGTAAAGAGATCATTATAATCAGAGGAAGTTATTGCTGTACCAAGGTTGTTATAATAAGCATAGCCCCCCGAAATTGGCAAAGATATTATTCCTTACATCTATATTAGCGCCATTGCTATTGTTATACGCTCTGCCCGCAGTAGAATTTGTGCTGGTAATTTGTACGCTATTGTAATATATATTGACGAAGTCAGAAGATAGGGTATATATTCCGTAAGCAGTAGTGTTTCCACCAATATTAACAAAATTATTTGCAACAAGCCCTTTTTTAGAATTCGTACCGGTACAATTGTGAACCCTTATGCCCCCATCCGACCCATTTGAGGATGTGATTGTATTTCCTGTTAGTACAAAATCATTTTCAACATTAAATAAGTAAATCCCGTTATAACCGAATGACCCGGTGGCGGTTATGTTATTGTTTGTGATGATTGATGCATCCTGATCTTCCAGGTATATACTAATATCGGTTTGGCCGGAGAATACATTATTACTTACCTCAATTCCGGTTGCCAGAATTGCATTGTTTGCATTCATATATATTCCCCAATATCCACTGTTGAACAAGCTATTTTGAACTACGATATTATTAAAAAGAGAGCTATTACCATGAAGAGCAGCTACACTCGAGATATTTGTATTACTGTTTATAACGCAATTATAAATGCTGTCAAACTTTGGATTTCCTGAAATTCTGATAGCAATCGCATTATTAACACCATTAGCAGATATGGTTAAATCGCGAATGGTAATATAATCAGCGGCTCTTAACCTGAAAATATATTGGTTGGTCGAACTTGCGTTAAAGTTTATATCAACAAGCGAAGAGTCCCTGTTCTCAGATTGAAAAGTAACCGTTTTTGTAGCATCCGCTCCGGTAACGGGGTAAACCTGAAATTGCTCACTATAACTACCATCCCTGATATCAAAAGTTACAGAAGCGGAGATACCAACATCGTTCAAAGAATCTACAGCAGCAGAGACCGTAACAAAATCCGGTGTCACGCCCCCAACTGTATAAATTCCCGCCAGGGGAGTTCCAACCCCAACAAATTCATCAGCGCCAATGTCGGGAGTTCCCGCCCTGGCATCTCCATCAATATCTGTAGTAATACCTGTTGTGGGGTCTCCCTTTCCATCTAAGGTGAAAATTGTGGTATGAAGGTCTGTGTTAGAGGTATATACCGGCTTTACAGATATTGAATTGACATCCTTGCCATTAACTACTTTCAGGGCTATAAGGTCTTCTACATTGCCACCCCAGTTTGCCAAATAATTTCCCGATCCGTAATAGTTGTTGTAATCGGATGTATCTATATTGGTTAGTGAATTGGTATAATAGGCATATCCCCATCCCGAGTTCTTAAAGCAATTATTTCGCACATCCAGGTTTGATCCACCCGAGGCATAAAATGCTCTTCCACCGGTTGAGCTTCCAAGAACGTTTACGCTATTATGGAAGATGTTTTGATAGGTAGAACCATTGCTAAATATTCCATAGGAAGTACCTGTTCCTCCAATATAAATAAAGTTATTGGCAACAGACCCTTTCAGAATAAAACTTCCATCCGAGTTAAAAAGATAGATCCCATACCCACCATTCGTCATGTTTATTTTGTTTTTCTGAATTTCCATGTTGTTGTCGGAATAGGCGGTGTAAATTCCGTAACCCAATGAAGATGAGTTGCTCATATTGATGTTGTTATTAATGATTTTCGGAGCATTTTGGTGTCGTACCATTACACCGTAGTAAGAATTGTTAACAAACTGATTATTAATAATTTCATTTCCTGCAGATAAAACGCTGGTACTGGTTCCCCGCAGGTGTATTCCATAACTTCCATTAACAATAAGGTTGTTTTTAATAACATTATTCTGGTCCTGAGAACCATATCCGTAGATAACAGAAAGGTTTATACTTGTATTTGTAGTGTTCGGGCCTATTAGGACACAGTTGGAAATGGTATCATTGCTGGCACCACCTAAAAAGTAAAAAACAAAAGAAAAACTGGTTCCCGTATTTGTAATAGTTAGTTGATGGAAATTAATAAAGTTTGCACCATTCAGCTTCACTACGTAATTATCGCCAGAGGTGCTGGAGCCATAAGATAGCGTGACCGCAGTAGAATCCCCTGACAGAGATTGGAAAGTGATGGTATTAGTTGCATTGACATTTGTAATGACAGGAATTTCAAATTGTTCGTTATAGGTGCCATTTTGCACGTTAAAGATTACAGGTCCGCCTACTCCTTGTGAGATAAGCGTGTCAACCGCCTCGGTAAACGAAGCAAAACTATCGGTTGGATTGATGCCGATAGTATAAGTTCCTGATAGTTGGGCAAAGATGTTTACAGATGTTGCTAAGGAAATGATAGTTGCAGTAACTAATTTCCTGATAATTGTACGATTAAACAGATTAAGTTTCATAATTTCCAAGATTAGTTGGTTGTGAAATTGAGGCTGCAAAGCCCCGCACCCCGAGTACTCGGGGTGCGGGGCAAAGATAAATAAAGTAAATTAAGTTTCAGAAAGAAAATATATTTTTTAGTTGTCTGGTTATATTTTTTTAGAATATATCCTTTAATTTTAGTTTAAATCCCTTCATAATAAGGGATTCCAAAATATCTTTCTCAGAAAAAGTTTTGTAAAGATTAAAAACATCTTCTTTCAATACATAAACTTCTATGCTCTTTTCTTTAGGCATCACAATCCAGTATTCTTTTACGCCAAATTTTGCATAGAGCTTTTTTTTGGTAACCAAATCACTGTAAACGCTTTTTGAAGAAACAATTTCTATAGCGATATCAGGCGCTCCTTCTATTTTCTTTTCACCAATAATATTTAATCTTTCTTTTGAAATGAAAAAAATATCCGGCTGAACGGTATTTTCTTCATCAAGATAAACATCACAGGGAGCATAAAAAACTTCTCCTAATTTTGTTTTTTTTAGGAACTCAAGAATATAATATCCTACATCCCTTGAAATTCTCTGATGATTTGGTATTGGCGCCGGTGCCACAAGTAATTCTCCATTAATAAGTTCATAACGCTCCTCATCAGGTGTTTGGAGGTAATCCTGATAGGTGTATTTTTTCTTTTCTGTTGCAACGGTAAGAGACATTTTGATGTATTAAAGTCAGTATTTTGCCGGGTAGAAACCCCGAGGAATTCGGGGCGGGCACACGACAACACAGAGTGAGGAAACATCTGCTCCCTCAAGTCTAAAATTATTTACTTATTTAAAGATCATTACATAAACCATGAGTAAAATAGCTTATTTCAATTCTACCAATCGTTTGGTATAAACCACTTCATTCACTACCAATTTCAGTATAAAGATACCAGGTGAGTTTCCATTTTCATATCCGGAGAACCTATATTGGTATTTACCCGCATTCTGTGTTATATTCACTAAGGTTTTAACCTTTTTACCCAATATATTATAAACATCAAGCATTACATTTGCTTTTTCGGCCAGGGTATAGGTGATTTCGGTTTGTCCGTTGTAGGGATTTGGATAAACCTTGAACTTTAAACTTTGAACTTTAAACTCATCAATTCCTGTGGTCGTCATCCTGTTAGATACATTAGACCTGGCTGAATTATAAGTCAATACTTTAGCCAATGTAGGATTACAACCGGTTGGATGAATTAATTCAAGCTGATAGTAAATACTATCTCCTACCGGTGGCATTGTGTCAGTATAGGTAATGGATGATCCCGAAATTGAATCTAGTATAGCCATGTTTAAAGGAGATGTGCCTCGCCATATCCTGTACTTTACACCTGAAAATCCAATGTAATTATCCCATACCAGATTTATTACACCCGGACCTAAACTTACAGTAAGGTGTAAGGTGTGATGAAGGGCGCTTAATACTGACTCATTTCCACAGCTATCCACAGCAGCTATTTTATACAGTTCTGATTTAGTGGCTGGAAAGGAAACAGCATCAACAAATATACTTGAATCACCGTATGCTACACGTCCAATCACCTCAAAGGAATCTGTAATAGCAATTTCTCTGTAAATGCGGAAAGAATCTACAGGTAAACCTGATTTTTCCCATACTACTACGTATTTGCTGGAGGCAGGATCAATAGTTACCAAGCATATTTCCTGGACAGGCACTGCGATCCCTATCGTTACACTGTCGCTTGCTGTACAGCCGTTTGCATCGGTAACTGTGAGGCCATACCCTGCATCTGAAAGTCCTGTAGCAGTTTCGGTGGTATCACCATTAGACCATGCATAGCTGTAGGGACTTGTCCCACCTGTTACACTTGGTGTTGCGTCACCATCAGCATTACCGCAACCAGTTACATCTGAGCCGGTCACCGATACCGTCAGTACATCCGGTTCATCAACGATAAAGGTATTTGCTGACTGGCACCCATTGCCTGCATCGGTGACGACTACCATGTATGCTCCTGCAGTTAATCCGGCAATATCTTCAGTGAAGCTGCCATTAAACCAAATATATGAATAAGAGCCTGTTCCACCGGTCACAGTCATGTCCACAGCGCCATCAGAGCTGCCATTACAACTCACATCCGTGATCACTGCACTGAGGGTTGAGCCACCAAGATCACTGACATTGGCAGTGGTTGAATCTACACAGCTGTTGGCATCAGTGACAACCACAGTATAAGACCCTGCAGATAGTCCGCCAATGCTGTCAGTGGTTTCTCCGCCATCCCACAGGTAAGTGAATGGAGACGCGCCTCC
The Cytophagales bacterium DNA segment above includes these coding regions:
- a CDS encoding PKD domain-containing protein is translated as MSTTGNPPLSWYWDFGDSTWSTATSPTHQYAVSGIYWVCLTVTDVSGCSSTFCNQVNIGGTAPCNADWSYWADTLYTAYFTDMSSTGTPPLSRSWDFGDSTFSTISSPTHTYAAPGSYWVCLTVTDSSGCSSDFCDVVNIGNVNYCSADFNYLVDTTNTVSFNDYSTGGITDWSWDFGDSTSSTQQNPTHTYAGAGTYWVCLTVWSDTNCVDTWCEPVVIDPNISCFTLSTSVINASCAGSCDGEATVIVSGGTPPFTYSWDDPANSITSTVSGLCAGTYTVLVTDSNGCFGTIPAVVGEPSIITIAITPVDASCGLADGSATAAASGGSGSYSYTWSDGQTTAVAGNLFAGSYTVTATDTNGCTASEVATISDAGGPSISVSATDVSGCAGFDNGSINITVNGGTAPYTYLWSDGSAVEDIDSLTAGTYSVDVTDSAGCIGSASATLGEPAGMSFSVETTKSNCGGSNGTAKVTVSGGASPFTYLWDGGETTDSIGGLSAGSYTVVVTDANSCVDSTTANVSDLGGSTLSAVITDVSCNGSSDGAVDMTVTGGTGSYSYIWFNGSFTEDIAGLTAGAYMVVVTDAGNGCQSANTFIVDEPDVLTVSVTGSDVTGCGNADGDATPSVTGGTSPYSYAWSNGDTTETATGLSDAGYGLTVTDANGCTASDSVTIGIAVPVQEICLVTIDPASSKYVVVWEKSGLPVDSFRIYREIAITDSFEVIGRVAYGDSSIFVDAVSFPATKSELYKIAAVDSCGNESVLSALHHTLHLTVSLGPGVINLVWDNYIGFSGVKYRIWRGTSPLNMAILDSISGSSITYTDTMPPVGDSIYYQLELIHPTGCNPTLAKVLTYNSARSNVSNRMTTTGIDEFKVQSLKFKVYPNPYNGQTEITYTLAEKANVMLDVYNILGKKVKTLVNITQNAGKYQYRFSGYENGNSPGIFILKLVVNEVVYTKRLVELK